The following coding sequences lie in one Rothia sp. SD9660Na genomic window:
- a CDS encoding MFS transporter, giving the protein MSPHRNPKNRSSSPRTGLGYRRDRQRSSSPDLRNNLRESVTRLRISTEYARTRIRDLLLAHGWRFLFFSLLMRLPAAMVMLAVMMMLAVQNNEATLGGYAAGTVGLSAALMVPVYRSISERWGQRRIFFAVTVLNILALMWLMLESLRFAETSSGSIVRFLAACAVTGVTTVPLGAMMRSYWSAEYLTTKDRRKLNASISLETMFDVIALPAGAVIAGMTTVFLTAQSALFAVIVLDVLGLLMLLWRPENLPVETRDVSGGNRRKPLRGVSRSLLWIPQLGTICLGLSLGATQAAIVAYAISTDQIGVTGFLIALLGFCAVISALFVLFERLPMFGWGAWLVSGVCLTLTAMTLSLPTSAVGMVIPLISVGLAYGICLVTMDSVATSLSVRKNLDLALSTLQACSLGGIAVGFVWAADLSGSYSYQVALIIPLIAAAIYFCLGHLYGFLWRRTYEERLALLP; this is encoded by the coding sequence GTGAGCCCCCACCGTAACCCCAAGAATCGCAGCTCTTCTCCCCGCACGGGGCTGGGCTACCGGCGTGACCGCCAGCGGTCCAGTAGCCCTGACCTGCGGAATAACCTGCGGGAGAGCGTCACTCGCCTGCGTATTTCAACCGAGTACGCCCGCACCCGTATCCGCGACCTGCTGCTGGCCCACGGCTGGCGCTTCCTCTTCTTCTCCCTGCTCATGCGCCTGCCCGCAGCTATGGTGATGCTGGCGGTGATGATGATGCTGGCCGTGCAGAATAACGAGGCAACCCTCGGCGGGTACGCTGCCGGTACGGTGGGATTGAGCGCGGCTCTCATGGTGCCGGTCTACCGGTCTATTTCTGAGCGCTGGGGCCAGCGAAGAATTTTCTTTGCCGTTACCGTGCTCAATATTCTGGCCCTGATGTGGCTGATGCTGGAGTCCCTGCGCTTTGCTGAGACCAGTAGCGGGTCTATCGTCCGGTTCCTCGCAGCCTGCGCGGTGACGGGCGTGACCACCGTGCCGCTGGGGGCGATGATGCGAAGCTACTGGAGCGCCGAGTACCTCACCACCAAGGACCGCCGTAAGCTCAACGCGTCCATTTCGCTTGAAACCATGTTCGACGTCATCGCCCTGCCTGCCGGGGCCGTGATTGCCGGTATGACCACGGTCTTTTTGACGGCCCAGTCAGCCCTCTTTGCGGTGATTGTGCTTGATGTGCTGGGCCTGCTCATGCTGCTGTGGCGCCCGGAAAATCTACCGGTTGAGACCCGGGACGTCAGCGGGGGCAACCGCCGCAAGCCCCTGCGCGGTGTCAGCCGCTCCCTGCTCTGGATACCCCAGCTGGGCACCATCTGCTTGGGTCTGTCCCTGGGTGCTACCCAGGCAGCTATCGTGGCCTACGCCATTTCAACCGACCAGATAGGCGTCACCGGCTTCTTGATTGCCCTCCTGGGCTTCTGTGCGGTGATTTCTGCCCTATTTGTACTCTTTGAGCGCCTGCCCATGTTCGGGTGGGGGGCCTGGCTGGTGAGCGGGGTGTGCCTGACCCTCACCGCTATGACACTGTCTCTGCCCACCTCAGCTGTGGGTATGGTGATTCCTCTGATCAGCGTGGGTCTTGCCTACGGTATTTGCCTGGTCACCATGGACTCGGTGGCCACCAGCCTCTCGGTACGTAAGAACCTGGACTTGGCTCTTTCTACCCTGCAGGCCTGTTCTCTGGGCGGTATCGCGGTGGGGTTCGTGTGGGCAGCCGATTTGAGTGGCTCCTACAGCTACCAGGTTGCCCTGATTATTCCTCTCATCGCCGCTGCGATCTACTTTTGCCTGGGGCATCTCTACGGGTTCTTGTGGCGTCGCACCTACGAGGAGCGCCTGGCCCTGCTGCCCTAG
- a CDS encoding MBL fold metallo-hydrolase gives MTERIERLVTSGTFSLDGGTWDVDNNVWIIGNDTSVVIIDPAHDVDKISAKVAGRTVEKILLTHAHDDHIRSAKEAADRFEAPVYLNPADRPLWEMVYPSWDFNQDLAEGDTITIGSTELNVLATPGHSPGSVCFYAPTLSWENSEGVLFSGDTLFNGGPGATGRSFSSFETIIESISTKLLTLPESTAVLTGHGDSTGIGLEAPELENWIKRGH, from the coding sequence ATGACAGAACGCATTGAACGACTTGTCACCTCCGGCACCTTCTCCCTGGACGGGGGCACCTGGGACGTCGATAACAACGTCTGGATTATCGGCAACGACACTTCCGTGGTCATCATCGACCCCGCCCACGACGTCGATAAGATTTCAGCCAAGGTTGCAGGGCGCACCGTCGAGAAAATCCTGCTGACCCACGCCCACGACGACCACATCCGCTCAGCCAAGGAAGCCGCCGACCGCTTCGAGGCCCCGGTCTACCTCAACCCGGCAGACCGTCCGCTCTGGGAGATGGTCTATCCCTCCTGGGACTTCAACCAAGACCTGGCAGAGGGCGATACCATTACCATCGGCTCCACCGAGCTAAACGTCCTGGCAACCCCGGGCCACTCCCCCGGCTCCGTCTGCTTCTACGCCCCCACCCTCTCCTGGGAGAACTCAGAGGGCGTGCTCTTCTCGGGCGACACCCTCTTCAACGGAGGGCCCGGTGCCACCGGCCGCTCCTTCTCCAGCTTCGAAACCATCATCGAGTCAATCTCAACCAAGCTCTTAACCCTGCCCGAATCCACCGCTGTGCTCACCGGCCACGGGGACTCCACCGGCATCGGCCTAGAAGCCCCCGAACTCGAAAACTGGATCAAGCGCGGCCACTAG
- a CDS encoding SMC family ATPase, with amino-acid sequence MRIHRLELTAYGPFPGTVTIDFDDLNREGIFLLNGPTGSGKSSILDAICYALYGSTSSGRTDLKSRFAEPHVQPRVLLDCTIGTDRYRIDRSPAYERPKKRGEGTTTEQAKTLIEKFDAATGSWEPDPAITRHKDAGDFMLSVLGLNAQQFNQVMLLPQGQFQRFLVATSGEREQLLKQLFGTEDFEKVQDLLHRYAKDAAAAAEAAQQDVRVLEQRAERAEQAARADQAQRALGQEVNEDSESPSTPEDSGPSSVADLPDHLRQVLSQLADLIQSLEERRDKTAHELETLANEHTETAQLQKDWVTYLKLTQEQETLANEESQIAASRTRLEEHRVAAEILPRVTAAEQAATAYQQAAERAETHLDSTRRLLASARENLTETALEYDLLTQAQAALETTLTDDTSQQLSELTSTHIDQLTRYQQAEKDIANLAAQAQTSTNNLKGLTTRRTQLTQALEEAQQSLTQQRQDYEKTEQATAREEAARALLAQARDRVTAADRLTQARTNLEAAQRASQGAEESRRKASAQTETLQRQRFDAAAQILAETLTDGQPCSVCGSTDHPAPASYDQNTPPVTEEALTRAKHQRDVAEAKAQQALAALSAAQSTLGQLVEQGTPEPEEARTALTAAQESLSQAQAQVAHRKTLAQRIATAEETLETSRAELAEAERQHTSEEAKLHQLTGQQESLEAELAPHRQGPGFADRIAALNRLTRQLPTLLAAYADRERQAQAQASAQEELNSALREAQLKDAQQVKAQLLTKAQASQLEQQITTHRDRTLAVTAQLTSPALAAIAQLQADGGQPPAPEQLAQLKAAIAQLSAQRDSFISHATRLTGAREELHEVLSLLEATLEKSHLLLEDAHLKHELAATATAAPGSDNRLNMTLTSYVLAYQLAEVAEAASEHLEKMTHGRYRLEHTDRAEGRNKKSGLAIDIFDAWHNASRRPESLSGGETFMASLALALGLADVVQQANGGIDIDTLFVDEGFGSLDDETLEEVMTTIDSLRERGRVIGLISHVAEMKNRINKHIVLTSSPQGSSLVADAGAA; translated from the coding sequence ATGCGAATTCACCGACTAGAACTGACCGCCTACGGCCCCTTCCCGGGCACCGTCACCATCGATTTTGACGATCTCAACCGAGAGGGTATCTTCCTGCTCAACGGCCCTACCGGTTCGGGCAAGTCATCTATCCTCGATGCCATCTGCTACGCCCTTTACGGTTCCACCTCGTCGGGGCGCACCGACCTGAAATCCCGTTTCGCTGAGCCTCACGTGCAGCCTCGGGTGCTGCTGGATTGCACCATCGGCACCGACCGCTACCGGATTGACCGTAGCCCGGCCTACGAGCGCCCCAAGAAACGCGGTGAGGGCACTACCACCGAGCAGGCCAAAACCCTGATCGAGAAGTTCGATGCCGCCACCGGCAGCTGGGAACCAGACCCTGCCATCACCCGCCACAAGGACGCCGGCGACTTCATGCTCTCCGTGCTGGGCCTCAACGCCCAACAGTTTAACCAGGTTATGCTGCTACCCCAGGGGCAGTTCCAGCGTTTCCTGGTCGCTACCTCCGGGGAGCGGGAACAACTGCTTAAGCAGCTCTTTGGCACCGAGGACTTCGAGAAGGTACAGGACCTGCTCCACAGATACGCCAAGGACGCCGCCGCTGCAGCCGAGGCTGCCCAGCAGGATGTGCGGGTGCTAGAGCAGCGGGCAGAACGTGCCGAGCAGGCAGCCCGGGCCGACCAGGCCCAACGGGCCCTGGGGCAAGAGGTAAACGAAGACAGCGAAAGTCCTTCCACTCCCGAAGACTCCGGGCCTAGCTCCGTAGCGGACCTGCCCGACCACCTGCGCCAGGTACTTAGCCAGCTGGCAGATCTCATTCAGAGTCTAGAAGAGCGGCGGGACAAAACCGCCCACGAGCTCGAAACACTGGCAAACGAGCACACCGAAACCGCCCAGCTGCAAAAAGACTGGGTCACCTATCTCAAGCTCACCCAGGAACAGGAAACCCTGGCAAACGAGGAGAGCCAGATAGCTGCCAGCCGCACCCGCCTCGAAGAGCACAGGGTAGCTGCTGAGATTCTGCCTCGGGTAACAGCGGCTGAACAGGCAGCAACCGCCTATCAGCAGGCAGCAGAGCGAGCAGAAACCCACCTGGACAGTACCCGCAGGCTCCTGGCGTCCGCCCGGGAAAACCTCACCGAAACCGCCCTCGAATACGACCTACTCACCCAAGCCCAGGCCGCACTCGAAACCACCCTTACCGACGACACCAGCCAGCAGCTGAGCGAACTCACGAGCACCCACATCGACCAGCTCACCCGCTACCAGCAGGCAGAAAAAGACATCGCAAACCTGGCCGCTCAGGCACAGACCAGCACCAACAACCTCAAGGGCCTGACCACCCGCCGCACCCAGCTCACCCAGGCCCTAGAAGAAGCCCAGCAGAGCCTCACCCAGCAGCGCCAGGACTACGAGAAAACCGAGCAGGCTACCGCCCGCGAAGAAGCTGCCCGCGCCCTGCTGGCCCAGGCCCGCGACCGGGTCACCGCTGCCGACCGACTCACCCAGGCCCGCACCAACCTCGAAGCCGCCCAGCGGGCCTCCCAAGGTGCCGAAGAAAGCCGACGGAAGGCCTCCGCCCAGACCGAAACCCTGCAGCGCCAGCGCTTTGACGCCGCCGCCCAGATTCTGGCCGAAACCCTCACCGATGGCCAACCCTGTAGCGTCTGCGGCTCCACAGACCACCCCGCCCCCGCCAGCTACGACCAAAACACACCACCCGTCACCGAAGAAGCCCTCACCCGCGCCAAGCACCAGCGCGACGTGGCAGAAGCAAAAGCCCAACAGGCGCTCGCCGCCCTGAGCGCAGCCCAGAGCACCCTCGGCCAGCTGGTAGAGCAGGGCACACCCGAACCCGAAGAAGCCCGGACAGCCCTTACCGCTGCCCAGGAGAGCCTCAGCCAGGCCCAGGCCCAGGTCGCCCACCGCAAGACCCTCGCCCAGCGCATTGCCACCGCCGAAGAAACTCTTGAGACCAGCCGGGCAGAGCTGGCCGAAGCCGAACGCCAGCACACGAGCGAAGAAGCCAAACTGCACCAGCTCACCGGCCAGCAAGAAAGCCTTGAAGCCGAGCTAGCGCCCCACCGACAGGGCCCCGGCTTCGCCGACCGTATCGCCGCCCTCAACCGGTTGACCAGGCAGCTGCCCACCCTGCTCGCCGCCTACGCCGATCGGGAGCGGCAGGCCCAAGCCCAGGCGTCCGCCCAGGAAGAACTGAACAGCGCCCTGCGCGAGGCCCAGCTCAAGGACGCCCAGCAGGTAAAAGCCCAGCTACTCACCAAGGCCCAGGCCAGCCAGCTAGAGCAGCAGATCACCACCCACCGCGACCGCACCCTGGCGGTCACTGCCCAGCTCACTAGCCCCGCCCTGGCAGCTATCGCCCAGCTCCAGGCGGACGGCGGTCAGCCACCTGCCCCCGAACAACTAGCCCAGCTCAAGGCAGCTATCGCCCAGCTCAGCGCCCAGCGCGATAGCTTCATTAGCCATGCCACCCGCCTCACCGGTGCCCGCGAGGAGCTGCACGAGGTGCTGAGCCTGCTCGAAGCGACCCTAGAAAAGAGCCACCTTCTACTGGAAGACGCCCACCTCAAACATGAACTCGCAGCGACCGCCACAGCAGCCCCCGGCAGCGATAACCGCCTGAATATGACGCTGACGTCCTACGTGCTGGCCTACCAGCTCGCCGAGGTCGCCGAGGCAGCCAGCGAGCACCTCGAAAAAATGACACACGGCCGCTACCGCCTGGAACACACCGACCGGGCAGAAGGGCGCAACAAGAAATCCGGCCTGGCCATCGATATCTTCGATGCCTGGCATAACGCTAGCCGCCGCCCCGAAAGCCTCTCAGGCGGCGAAACCTTCATGGCCTCCTTGGCCCTGGCACTGGGTCTTGCAGACGTCGTACAGCAGGCCAACGGCGGTATCGACATCGACACCCTCTTCGTTGACGAAGGCTTTGGCTCTCTCGATGATGAAACCCTCGAAGAGGTCATGACCACCATTGACTCCCTGCGCGAGCGCGGGCGGGTCATCGGCCTCATCTCGCATGTGGCCGAGATGAAGAACCGCATTAACAAGCACATCGTCCTTACAAGCTCGCCCCAGGGATCCTCCCTGGTCGCAGATGCAGGAGCAGCGTGA
- a CDS encoding S-(hydroxymethyl)mycothiol dehydrogenase, with protein MHKVKAVVSLAKDQPVEVVTINVPNPIKGEALVKVLTCGVCQTDHHYVQGGVGNDYPYLLGHESAGIVEAVGEGVTNVAPGDLVILNWRAVCGECRACKKGKPQYCFATHNATQKMTLEDGTELSPALGIGSFAEKTLVAAGQCTKIDAELTDEQYAAIGLLGCGVTAGLGAVLNTGEVARGESVAVIGCGGVGTAAIAGAKLGGATTIIAVDIDDEKLARAKEHGATHVINSKNQDPVAAIKELTDGFGADLVIDAVGVEATFKQAFEARDLAGRVVLVGVPAPGTTWQAPLDEVFGRGGSIKSAWYGDTLPSRDFPMFVQHYQLGNLDLDGFVSERISLDQVNEAFETMKTGKVLRSVVEL; from the coding sequence ATGCACAAGGTCAAGGCCGTCGTCTCTCTGGCCAAGGATCAGCCCGTTGAAGTTGTTACCATCAATGTGCCCAACCCCATCAAGGGCGAGGCCCTGGTGAAGGTGCTCACCTGCGGTGTCTGCCAGACCGACCACCACTATGTTCAGGGCGGGGTCGGCAACGACTACCCCTACCTGTTGGGCCACGAGTCAGCCGGCATCGTCGAGGCGGTGGGCGAGGGCGTCACCAACGTTGCCCCCGGCGACCTGGTCATTCTCAACTGGCGGGCTGTCTGCGGCGAGTGCCGGGCCTGTAAGAAGGGCAAGCCCCAGTACTGCTTCGCCACCCACAACGCTACCCAGAAGATGACCCTTGAGGACGGCACCGAGCTCTCCCCCGCTCTGGGTATCGGCTCCTTTGCCGAGAAGACCCTGGTGGCAGCTGGCCAGTGCACCAAGATTGATGCTGAGCTGACCGATGAGCAGTACGCCGCTATCGGCCTGCTAGGCTGCGGCGTCACCGCCGGTCTGGGCGCTGTGCTCAACACCGGCGAGGTAGCCCGCGGCGAGTCCGTCGCTGTGATTGGCTGTGGCGGCGTAGGTACCGCCGCTATCGCCGGCGCCAAGCTGGGCGGGGCGACCACCATCATCGCCGTAGACATCGACGACGAGAAGCTGGCCCGTGCCAAGGAGCACGGCGCCACCCACGTTATCAACTCTAAAAACCAAGACCCGGTAGCCGCTATCAAGGAGCTCACCGATGGCTTTGGCGCCGACCTTGTCATTGACGCTGTGGGCGTTGAAGCCACCTTCAAGCAGGCCTTCGAGGCCCGCGACCTGGCCGGACGCGTCGTCCTGGTAGGCGTGCCCGCCCCCGGCACCACCTGGCAGGCTCCCCTCGATGAGGTCTTTGGGCGCGGCGGCTCCATCAAGTCAGCCTGGTACGGCGACACCCTGCCCTCCCGCGACTTCCCCATGTTCGTGCAGCACTACCAGCTGGGCAACCTCGACCTGGACGGCTTCGTCTCAGAACGCATCAGCCTGGACCAGGTCAACGAGGCTTTCGAAACCATGAAGACCGGCAAGGTCCTCCGCTCGGTCGTTGAGCTCTAG
- a CDS encoding alpha/beta fold hydrolase produces MCEPCLSIEAFSFCAPVAGADAPPRLLEGQQVVAVHGFASTPDATWERTGWVRQLQRAGADIHLVTLPYHRLEEIGPEEIGLKGAGKSSGQIAVTWQQEGLVVSLGIALAQALADVDAPVHLLGYSLGARICWQVALSSPHLVQSLALGGLPLATHLDEVQSYLSTSSPTPGACLPEELQAVLDTSPLPRAALAAFTAQPVEPFTPNKLPACPALLFAGSDDTLATGLPALAAALPHPASTYLELAGRDHISALTSGQARRASADFMARHAVSRAGSEPDHTVA; encoded by the coding sequence ATGTGCGAGCCCTGTCTTTCGATTGAGGCTTTCTCTTTCTGTGCCCCCGTTGCCGGGGCGGACGCTCCGCCCCGGCTTCTTGAGGGCCAGCAGGTGGTGGCGGTGCACGGTTTTGCCTCCACGCCCGATGCGACCTGGGAACGGACTGGTTGGGTGCGCCAGTTGCAGCGGGCGGGGGCAGATATTCATCTGGTCACCCTGCCCTACCACCGGCTCGAAGAAATAGGGCCCGAAGAAATAGGGCTCAAGGGGGCAGGGAAGTCTAGTGGGCAGATAGCCGTCACTTGGCAGCAAGAAGGGTTAGTGGTCTCCCTGGGCATAGCTCTTGCCCAGGCTCTGGCGGATGTAGATGCACCGGTTCATCTTCTGGGCTATTCTCTGGGCGCCCGCATCTGCTGGCAGGTAGCGCTCAGCTCCCCGCACCTGGTACAGAGCCTGGCACTCGGAGGCCTTCCCCTAGCCACCCACCTCGATGAGGTGCAGTCCTATCTATCGACATCTTCCCCTACTCCCGGCGCCTGCCTGCCAGAGGAGCTCCAGGCTGTTCTCGACACCAGTCCCTTGCCCCGCGCTGCGCTGGCCGCTTTTACCGCCCAGCCGGTTGAACCTTTCACACCGAACAAGCTACCTGCCTGTCCCGCCCTCCTCTTTGCCGGCAGCGACGATACCCTAGCCACCGGGCTCCCTGCTCTTGCCGCAGCCCTGCCGCACCCGGCGTCCACCTATCTGGAGCTAGCAGGCCGCGACCATATTAGCGCCCTGACCAGCGGGCAAGCCCGCCGGGCGTCCGCTGACTTCATGGCCCGTCATGCGGTCTCACGAGCTGGCAGCGAGCCGGACCACACGGTAGCGTAG